In a genomic window of Helianthus annuus cultivar XRQ/B chromosome 10, HanXRQr2.0-SUNRISE, whole genome shotgun sequence:
- the LOC110884149 gene encoding probable sarcosine oxidase, translating to MNQFDIIIIGAGVMGSSAAYQAAKSGHKTLLLEQFDFLHYRGSSHGESRTIRATYPEPYYTQMVIESEKLWKETELEIGYKVYFKTQQLDLGPKESSSLVAVIDNCEKQLNRYRILDREQANECFSVEIPDDWIAVVTELGGVLKPTKAVAMFQTLAIKHGAVLKDKMEIVDVETDEDRGGVLVSSRLGEKFRGKKCVITAGAWVSKLVQKVSNGRVILPIQPIETTVFYWKIKQGKEIDFTIGAGFPSFASCGEPYIYGTPALEFPDLIKIAIHGGRGCDPDKRTWGAAVGGAEGTAKLVGYLKEWIKSRFGDRINWEDGPVMTQSCLYSITPDEDYIIDFLGGEFNEDVVVAGGFSGHGFKMAPVVGQILVDLAIGGTTAAAQRAEEIKHFKVGRFEGNPGGNVKHFGDQVRLR from the exons ATGAATCAGTTCGACATAATCATCATCGGTGCAGGCGTCATGGGCAGCTCAGCTGCATATCAAGCAGCTAAATCCGGTCACAAAACCTTACTTCTCGAGCAGTTTGACTTCCTACACTACCGCGGATCATCTCATGGCGAATCTCGAACAATTCGAGCAACTTACCCCGAACCATACTATACTCAAATGGTGATTGAATCTGAGAAGCTGTGGAAAGAGACTGAGTTGGAAATCGGTTACAAAGTTTACTTCAAGACGCAACAGTTGGATTTAGGTCCTAAGGAGAGTAGTTCTCTGGTTGCGGTTATTGATAACTGCGAAAAACAGTTGAATAGGTACCGGATTCTGGATCGTGAACAAGCGAACGAGTGTTTCTCGGTTGAGATTCCGGATGATTGGATCGCGGTTGTGACGGAGCTTGGAGGTGTGTTGAAACCTACTAAGGCAGTTGCTATGTTTCAAACGCTAGCGATTAAGCATGGAGCAGTGCTTAAGGATAAGATGGAAATTGTTGATGTTGAGACAGATGAAGACAGAG GTGGAGTTTTAGTGAGTAGCAGATTGGGGGAGAAGTTTAGGGGGAAGAAATGTGTGATCACAGCAGGAGCATGGGTGAGTAAACTGGTTCAAAAGGTTAGCAACGGGCGCGTGATTTTGCCGATACAACCAATAGAAACAACTGTGTTTTACTGGAAAATTAAACAAGGTAAGGAGATTGATTTCACCATAGGAGCAGGCTTTCCATCATTTGCAAGCTGTGGCGAGCCTTATATCTATGGAACACCGGCATTGGAGTTCCCCGATCTGATCAAAATTGCGATTCATGGTGGCCGAGGATGTGATCCAGATAAGAGGACATGGGGGGCTGCAGTTGGAGGTGCAGAAGGGACAGCGAAGCTTGTTGGATATCTAAAAGAATGGATCAAATCAAGATTTGGTGACCGAATCAATTGGGAAGATGGGCCGGTTATGACTCAGTCTTGCTTGTATTCGATAACACCGGATGAGGATTACATAATTGATTTCTTGGGTGGTGAGTTTAACGAAGATGTGGTTGTTGCTGGTGGATTTTCCGGTCATGGGTTTAAGATGGCTCCGGTCGTTGGGCAGATATTGGTGGATTTGGCTATCGGTGGGACCACGGCTGCAGCGCAACGAGCTGAGGAGATCAAACATTTTAAAGTTGGAAGATTTGAAGGAAACCCAGGAGGCAATGTTAAACATTTTGGAGACCAAGTTCGCCTTAGGTAG